The following are from one region of the Bradyrhizobium septentrionale genome:
- a CDS encoding MBL fold metallo-hydrolase, whose protein sequence is MPLEIKILDYGDIELESSFLVLGHNCGRTRRVLTLGFLILGGPYPVLVDTGYRSNQIMETLGMRGLQFHENMIENQLARHGVRMGDVRFVCHTHLHIDHAGKDDLFPMNTTVVVNRKELEYSVSGLMHPQYPAPDIKHLIDRLHAKSALRFLDLEITGPVELMPGVYCDAANAHTEGSMNIHVHTADGIATICGDVIYDFNDQIVTPFNEIHDAEPRTTGNHGTSKRAEKAAIKKLLSSSRYLLPVHDRPAKIEGGAVVGRLHDQVPGPVVQSLPQRNWFPA, encoded by the coding sequence ATGCCGTTGGAGATCAAGATCCTGGACTATGGCGATATCGAGCTGGAATCGAGCTTCCTCGTGCTCGGGCACAATTGCGGCCGCACCCGCCGCGTGCTGACGCTCGGCTTTTTGATCCTCGGCGGCCCCTACCCTGTGCTGGTCGACACCGGCTATCGCTCCAACCAGATCATGGAGACGCTCGGCATGCGCGGCCTCCAGTTCCACGAGAACATGATCGAGAACCAGCTCGCCCGCCACGGCGTGCGGATGGGCGACGTCCGCTTCGTCTGCCACACCCATCTGCACATCGACCATGCCGGCAAGGACGATCTGTTCCCGATGAACACCACCGTCGTCGTCAATCGCAAGGAGCTGGAATACTCGGTCTCCGGCCTGATGCATCCGCAATATCCGGCGCCTGACATCAAGCACCTGATCGATCGGCTGCACGCCAAGAGCGCGCTGCGCTTCCTCGACCTCGAGATCACCGGTCCGGTCGAGCTGATGCCGGGCGTCTATTGCGATGCCGCCAATGCCCATACCGAAGGCTCGATGAACATCCACGTCCATACCGCCGACGGCATCGCGACGATCTGCGGCGACGTGATCTATGATTTCAACGACCAGATCGTCACGCCGTTCAACGAGATCCACGACGCCGAGCCGCGCACCACCGGCAACCACGGCACCAGCAAGCGCGCCGAGAAGGCCGCGATCAAGAAGCTGCTCTCGAGTTCGCGCTATTTGCTGCCGGTGCATGATCGCCCGGCCAAAATCGAGGGCGGCGCGGTCGTCGGCCGCCTGCACGACCAGGTGCCCGGGCCTGTGGTGCAGAGCCTGCCGCAGCGCAATTGGTTCCCGGCATAG
- a CDS encoding xanthine dehydrogenase family protein molybdopterin-binding subunit, whose protein sequence is MTRHRGRGIASVNYPIGMNLGGDPSQALVHSNPSGKFTVALSSIDLGQGMKSVTRQICAETLGVPVEDVYVDTADSDTGPHCMGSFASRGTHRVGNAVMAAAREARGVMMEAAAEELEVNAADLETDGRGNIHVKGAPHRSISTKDVAIAAQFKQGKTISGRGIFLVPLSDVDPETGEMSPATCYAHACLVAEVEVDDETGEVDMVRMDSAYELGRALNPRLVEQQLVGGAWMGVSHALYETPEPYYPEPVHGPRDFVEYLMPGPGDICPHDIAVLERPAPDGPFGAKGPGEMCANPVLPAVANAIFNAVGVRIDDLPITPEKVLRAIKAQGGARPQPRR, encoded by the coding sequence ATGACCAGGCATCGCGGACGCGGCATCGCGTCGGTCAATTATCCCATCGGCATGAATCTCGGCGGCGATCCGAGCCAGGCGTTGGTGCATTCCAACCCGAGCGGCAAGTTCACCGTGGCGCTGTCCTCGATCGACCTCGGCCAGGGCATGAAGTCGGTGACGCGGCAGATCTGCGCCGAGACGCTCGGCGTGCCGGTCGAGGACGTCTATGTCGACACCGCGGATTCCGACACCGGCCCGCACTGCATGGGCTCGTTCGCCTCGCGCGGCACCCACCGCGTCGGCAACGCCGTGATGGCGGCGGCGCGGGAAGCGCGCGGCGTGATGATGGAGGCGGCCGCCGAGGAGCTTGAGGTAAACGCCGCCGACCTCGAGACCGACGGTCGCGGCAACATCCACGTCAAGGGCGCACCGCATCGCTCGATCTCGACCAAGGATGTCGCGATCGCCGCGCAGTTCAAGCAGGGCAAGACGATTTCCGGCCGCGGCATCTTCCTGGTGCCGCTGTCCGATGTCGACCCCGAAACCGGCGAGATGTCGCCGGCGACGTGCTACGCGCACGCTTGCCTGGTCGCCGAGGTCGAGGTCGACGACGAGACCGGCGAGGTCGACATGGTCCGGATGGACTCGGCCTATGAGCTTGGCCGTGCGCTCAATCCGCGGCTGGTCGAGCAGCAGCTGGTCGGCGGCGCCTGGATGGGCGTCAGCCACGCGCTCTATGAGACGCCGGAGCCGTATTATCCCGAGCCGGTGCATGGCCCGCGCGACTTCGTCGAATATCTGATGCCGGGGCCGGGCGACATCTGCCCGCACGACATCGCGGTGCTGGAACGCCCAGCTCCCGACGGCCCGTTCGGCGCCAAGGGACCGGGCGAGATGTGCGCCAACCCGGTGCTGCCTGCCGTAGCGAACGCGATCTTCAACGCCGTCGGGGTGCGGATCGACGATCTGCCGATCACGCCGGAGAAGGTGCTGCGCGCGATCAAGGCGCAGGGCGGCGCGCGGCCGCAGCCGCGGCGCTGA
- a CDS encoding amidohydrolase family protein yields MTGIVDGHHHIWRQADLAWLSGPMQPRIFGPYEPIRRDYPIEEYLDDLKGTGVSRSVYVQTNWPNGQFEDEAAWVQQTADAHGWPHALVAYADFSVDDVRPQLDRLKRYPLVRGVRMQLHWHDNPLYRFASRPDLSTDPVIRRNVAHLADYGWSFDLQVFAPQMADAAGLAATCPDVTFILQHAGMLEELSPQGRAAWRAGMARLAQCPNVVSKLSGLGTFIHRNDAAHIAGVVIDTVAIFGAERCLFGSNFPIEKLWTSYRDLIDAFKAAAERLSGEQREAIMGTTAARVYRLGP; encoded by the coding sequence GTGACTGGCATTGTCGACGGACATCATCACATCTGGCGTCAGGCCGATCTCGCCTGGCTGTCCGGCCCGATGCAGCCGCGCATCTTCGGTCCCTATGAGCCGATCCGCCGCGACTACCCGATCGAGGAATATCTCGACGACCTCAAGGGCACCGGCGTCAGCCGCTCGGTCTACGTCCAGACCAACTGGCCGAACGGCCAGTTCGAGGATGAAGCAGCCTGGGTACAACAGACCGCCGATGCGCATGGCTGGCCGCATGCCCTCGTCGCCTATGCCGATTTTTCCGTCGACGATGTCCGCCCGCAGCTCGATCGCCTGAAGCGTTACCCTCTGGTGCGCGGTGTGCGCATGCAGCTGCACTGGCACGACAACCCGCTCTATCGCTTCGCATCGCGACCCGATCTCAGCACCGATCCCGTGATCCGGCGCAATGTCGCGCACCTCGCCGACTATGGCTGGAGTTTTGATCTGCAGGTGTTCGCGCCACAGATGGCCGACGCGGCCGGCCTCGCCGCGACCTGCCCTGACGTGACCTTCATCCTGCAGCACGCCGGCATGCTCGAGGAGCTGTCGCCGCAGGGCCGTGCCGCCTGGCGCGCCGGCATGGCGCGGCTTGCCCAATGTCCGAACGTGGTGTCGAAGCTGTCGGGGCTCGGCACCTTCATCCATCGCAACGATGCCGCGCATATCGCCGGCGTCGTGATCGACACGGTCGCGATCTTCGGCGCGGAGCGCTGCCTGTTCGGCTCGAACTTTCCGATCGAGAAGCTGTGGACCAGCTACCGCGATCTGATCGACGCCTTCAAGGCGGCAGCCGAACGGCTCAGCGGCGAGCAGCGCGAGGCGATCATGGGCACAACGGCGGCGCGGGTCTATCGGCTGGGGCCATAG
- a CDS encoding AAA family ATPase — translation MPVRSNIVGIDSPEALEKALRAAYYLADDGIATASYLSLALGKPLLLEGAPGVGKTEAAKAIAAVLGRKLIRLQCYEGIDAAAALYEWNYPRQMLAIRQAGEESIDIYGDAFLIERPMLAALRAPDATVLLIDEIDRADQEFEAFLLEFLSDFQISIPERGTVRAAEHPVIVLTSNRTRDLHEALRRRCVYHWIDYPNAEREARIVMMRASSVAEATARAVVAAVGRLRREPLSKAPGIAEAVDWAEAATLLHKGGARWPDAFKRSIGVALKDEEDLHFISPRLDALIAEAAA, via the coding sequence ATGCCGGTCCGCAGCAACATCGTCGGCATCGACAGCCCCGAGGCACTGGAGAAGGCGCTGCGCGCGGCCTATTACCTTGCTGACGATGGCATCGCGACCGCCTCCTATCTCTCGCTCGCACTCGGGAAGCCGCTGCTGCTCGAGGGCGCGCCCGGCGTCGGCAAGACCGAGGCTGCGAAAGCGATCGCCGCCGTGCTCGGCCGCAAACTGATCCGGCTGCAATGCTATGAGGGCATCGACGCCGCCGCGGCGCTTTATGAGTGGAACTATCCGCGCCAGATGCTGGCGATCCGGCAGGCCGGCGAAGAAAGCATCGACATCTATGGCGACGCCTTCCTGATCGAGCGTCCGATGCTCGCCGCACTGCGCGCGCCCGATGCGACCGTGCTGCTGATCGACGAAATCGACCGCGCCGACCAGGAGTTCGAGGCCTTCCTGCTCGAATTCCTCTCCGACTTCCAGATCTCGATCCCCGAGCGCGGCACTGTGCGCGCCGCCGAGCACCCCGTCATAGTGCTGACCTCGAACCGGACGCGCGATCTGCATGAGGCGCTGCGGCGGCGCTGCGTCTATCACTGGATCGACTATCCGAATGCCGAGCGCGAGGCACGGATCGTGATGATGCGCGCCTCCAGCGTCGCCGAAGCCACCGCCCGCGCCGTGGTCGCCGCGGTCGGTCGGCTGCGCCGCGAGCCGCTCAGCAAGGCGCCGGGCATTGCGGAAGCGGTCGACTGGGCGGAGGCCGCGACCCTGTTGCACAAGGGCGGCGCGCGCTGGCCCGACGCCTTCAAGCGCTCGATCGGCGTTGCGCTGAAGGACGAGGAGGATCTGCATTTCATCTCACCCCGGCTCGATGCATTGATCGCGGAGGCAGCCGCGTGA
- a CDS encoding FAD binding domain-containing protein translates to MPVTVKTFTSTNEAAAALSSDRSARYLGGGTLVMRALNEGDISISTVIRASDQAMTRIVTSGARIVLGAGVTFARILAERDLAFLHAPARSIGGPAVRNMGTVGGNLFAPVPYGDFTVAMLALDAVVSVQGGLGGREIGIEEFLQSRDRQTGVLVLAISFAKPGSADAFRYRKIARIKPKGGAVITLAAHLPVNGSRIVGARVALGSMAPTPIRARAAERALEGRPLDTSTINAAAAAAVEGTSPGDNALASAWYRREIVGVHLRRLLSGQE, encoded by the coding sequence ATGCCAGTCACGGTGAAGACCTTCACCAGCACCAACGAGGCCGCGGCGGCGCTGTCGTCGGATCGCAGCGCCCGCTATCTCGGCGGCGGCACGCTGGTGATGCGTGCGCTGAACGAGGGCGACATCTCGATCTCGACAGTGATTCGCGCCAGCGACCAGGCGATGACCCGGATCGTTACTTCGGGCGCGCGGATCGTGCTCGGCGCCGGCGTCACCTTTGCGCGCATCCTGGCCGAGCGCGACCTCGCCTTCCTGCATGCCCCTGCCCGCTCGATCGGCGGACCGGCGGTGCGCAACATGGGCACGGTGGGCGGCAATCTGTTCGCGCCGGTGCCGTATGGCGATTTCACCGTGGCGATGCTTGCGCTCGATGCTGTGGTATCGGTGCAGGGCGGCCTCGGCGGCCGCGAGATCGGAATCGAGGAATTTCTGCAATCGCGCGACCGGCAGACCGGCGTGCTGGTGCTGGCGATCTCCTTTGCCAAGCCCGGCAGCGCGGACGCCTTCCGCTACCGCAAGATCGCCCGGATCAAGCCCAAGGGCGGCGCGGTGATCACGCTCGCAGCCCATCTGCCAGTCAACGGCAGCCGGATCGTCGGTGCCCGTGTCGCGCTCGGCTCGATGGCGCCGACGCCGATCCGCGCCCGCGCCGCCGAGCGCGCGCTGGAAGGCCGCCCGCTCGATACGTCCACGATCAATGCGGCCGCCGCGGCAGCCGTCGAAGGAACTTCGCCCGGCGACAATGCGCTTGCCAGCGCCTGGTACCGCCGCGAGATCGTCGGCGTGCACCTCCGGCGCCTGTTGTCCGGTCAGGAATAG
- a CDS encoding isochorismatase family protein, which yields MTHVTLRAEFEDLIDPYAPVGQVGTGFDFTEGPIWHPLDHFLLFSDMPGDVRRRWDARRGVVEVKRPSNKCNGMTYDADLNLIVCEHATSSLIRERPDGRREVLASHYENQELNSPNDVCVHSSGAIYFSDPWYGRMPVYGVERPRQLGFQGVYRVPPGGGAPKLLVDRTLFEQPNGLCFSPDERILYVNDTVQALVRAFDVQADGSLANPRVFASGIRSELEPGLPDGMKCDQRGNVWVTAPGGVWVYSPDGNLLGKIRLPELVANLAWGGADFRTLYLTATHSVYAVPTKVGPRHEPYMSGKRGGAGAASSTTPTPNLAAGDMQLDPQRCAMIIQDMQNDVIMDGGAFAESGAPAHARQQHVVENVRRVAEAARARGVAIIHVWFVVEPGAPGVTLNAPLFEGLVDSKAMVRGSWGAAPVSGLEPRPGDFVVEKMRMSAWEGTRLETILKATGRDMIINTGAWTNMSVEHTARTGADKGYFMIVPEDCCSTMNADWHNAAINFALQNVSVVTNADTVIKALG from the coding sequence ATGACGCATGTCACGCTGCGCGCCGAGTTCGAAGACCTGATCGATCCCTATGCGCCGGTCGGCCAGGTCGGCACCGGCTTCGATTTCACCGAGGGCCCGATCTGGCATCCGCTGGATCACTTCCTGCTGTTCTCCGACATGCCCGGCGACGTGCGCAGGCGCTGGGACGCGCGGCGCGGCGTGGTCGAGGTCAAGCGTCCGTCGAACAAATGCAACGGCATGACCTATGACGCCGACCTCAATCTGATCGTCTGCGAGCACGCGACCTCCTCGCTGATCCGCGAGCGGCCCGACGGGCGGCGCGAAGTGCTGGCCTCGCATTACGAGAACCAGGAGCTCAACAGTCCGAACGACGTCTGCGTACATTCCTCGGGCGCGATCTATTTCTCCGATCCATGGTACGGCCGGATGCCGGTCTATGGCGTCGAACGACCGCGCCAACTCGGCTTCCAGGGCGTTTATCGCGTGCCGCCCGGCGGCGGCGCGCCAAAATTGCTGGTCGACCGCACTCTGTTCGAGCAGCCGAACGGGCTGTGCTTCTCGCCCGACGAGCGCATCCTTTATGTCAACGACACCGTGCAGGCGCTGGTCCGCGCCTTCGACGTGCAGGCCGACGGGTCGCTCGCCAATCCGCGCGTGTTCGCGAGCGGCATTCGCTCCGAGCTCGAGCCCGGCCTGCCCGACGGCATGAAGTGCGACCAGCGCGGCAATGTCTGGGTCACCGCGCCGGGCGGCGTCTGGGTCTATTCGCCTGACGGCAATCTGCTCGGCAAGATCCGCCTGCCCGAGCTCGTCGCCAACCTCGCCTGGGGCGGCGCCGATTTCCGCACGCTGTATCTGACCGCGACCCATTCGGTCTATGCGGTTCCGACCAAGGTTGGGCCACGGCATGAGCCCTATATGAGCGGCAAGCGTGGCGGCGCCGGCGCGGCATCGTCCACGACGCCCACGCCCAATCTCGCGGCCGGCGACATGCAGCTCGATCCGCAGCGCTGCGCGATGATCATCCAGGACATGCAGAACGACGTCATCATGGACGGCGGCGCGTTCGCCGAGTCCGGCGCGCCCGCGCATGCCCGCCAGCAGCATGTCGTCGAGAATGTCCGCCGCGTCGCCGAGGCGGCAAGAGCCCGCGGCGTCGCCATCATCCATGTCTGGTTCGTGGTCGAGCCGGGCGCGCCAGGTGTGACACTCAACGCGCCGCTGTTCGAGGGACTGGTCGACAGCAAGGCGATGGTGCGCGGCAGCTGGGGCGCAGCGCCGGTCTCGGGGCTCGAGCCGCGTCCCGGCGATTTCGTGGTCGAGAAGATGCGGATGAGCGCTTGGGAAGGCACACGGCTCGAGACCATCCTGAAGGCGACCGGCCGCGACATGATCATCAACACCGGCGCCTGGACCAACATGTCGGTCGAGCACACCGCGCGCACCGGCGCCGACAAGGGCTATTTCATGATCGTGCCGGAGGATTGCTGCTCGACCATGAATGCCGACTGGCACAACGCCGCGATCAATTTTGCCTTGCAGAACGTCTCCGTCGTGACCAACGCCGACACCGTCATCAAGGCGCTCGGCTGA
- a CDS encoding VWA domain-containing protein has translation MSDDLRLPRAAQIFVSFVALLRANGFLVAPEQTTSFLAAIELLGPRSLEHIRQAGLATLAPPPGRRATYDRLFDIHFRGTEAIEQAEGEDEETVRLQEEGRGEDEPPLADEANESGLAAARAEALVERRFAQTPTSDPLRRLSREAAKRLPRRRGHRRRRARSGPFADLRRTLRESVRNDGEVLRLGRMRRRRRPRKILLLIDVSGSMKARTEENMRLAHALVQAAGNVEVFTFGTRLTRVTRALRLKRREQALNAAAFLVSDWDGGTRIGDALQAFLAVPRFGGYARGATVVIVSDGLERGDPATLRDAVAKLSRRAWRVSWLTPLATSPGFRPQTEALIAIQRFVDDLVDGGSSAAVVAHLLSLGTRRAA, from the coding sequence GTGAGCGACGATCTCAGACTGCCGCGCGCCGCGCAGATCTTCGTGTCCTTTGTCGCGCTGCTGCGCGCCAACGGCTTCCTGGTCGCACCGGAGCAGACGACGAGCTTCCTTGCCGCGATCGAATTGCTCGGGCCGCGCAGCCTGGAGCACATCCGCCAGGCCGGGCTCGCGACGCTGGCGCCGCCACCGGGGCGCCGCGCGACATATGACCGTCTCTTCGACATCCATTTCCGCGGCACTGAAGCGATCGAGCAGGCCGAGGGCGAGGACGAGGAGACCGTCCGCCTGCAGGAGGAAGGCCGCGGCGAGGACGAGCCGCCACTCGCCGACGAGGCCAATGAGTCAGGCCTTGCCGCGGCGCGCGCCGAGGCGCTGGTCGAACGCCGCTTTGCCCAGACCCCGACCAGCGATCCGCTGCGGCGGCTGTCGCGCGAGGCGGCAAAGCGGCTGCCGCGGCGGCGTGGCCACCGGCGGCGCCGCGCACGCAGCGGCCCGTTCGCCGATCTGCGCCGCACCCTCCGTGAAAGCGTCCGCAATGACGGCGAGGTGCTGCGGCTCGGCCGGATGCGCCGCCGCCGGCGCCCGCGGAAAATCCTGTTGCTGATCGACGTCTCCGGCTCGATGAAGGCGCGCACCGAGGAGAACATGAGGCTCGCGCATGCGCTGGTGCAGGCGGCCGGCAATGTCGAGGTCTTCACCTTCGGCACAAGGCTGACCCGCGTCACGCGGGCGCTGCGGCTGAAGCGCCGCGAGCAGGCGCTGAACGCGGCCGCGTTCCTGGTCAGCGACTGGGACGGCGGCACCCGTATCGGCGACGCGCTGCAGGCCTTCCTCGCCGTGCCACGGTTCGGCGGATATGCCCGCGGCGCGACGGTCGTGATCGTCTCCGACGGCCTGGAGCGCGGCGATCCGGCCACGCTACGCGATGCGGTCGCAAAGCTGTCGCGCCGGGCCTGGCGCGTGAGCTGGCTGACGCCGCTCGCGACCTCGCCCGGCTTCAGGCCGCAGACCGAGGCGCTGATCGCGATCCAGCGCTTCGTCGACGATCTCGTGGACGGCGGATCGAGCGCGGCGGTGGTCGCGCATCTGCTGTCGCTCGGAACAAGGAGAGCTGCGTGA
- a CDS encoding (2Fe-2S)-binding protein, producing MAKTPLQFQHNGRDVAIFVDGGTNLLVALRELIGDMTPKFGCGQGGCGTCSVLIDGELHLSCLTLAETVAGRTVETLDGIKDGPNLHPLQRAFADNFAAQCGYCTPGMLIAAKALLDRNPQPSRAEVVEAISGNICRCTGYEPIINAVLAAASGGRARA from the coding sequence ATGGCCAAGACCCCTCTGCAATTTCAGCACAACGGCCGTGACGTCGCGATCTTCGTCGACGGCGGCACCAACCTGCTGGTCGCGCTGCGCGAGCTGATCGGCGACATGACGCCGAAATTCGGCTGCGGCCAGGGCGGCTGCGGCACCTGCAGCGTGCTGATCGACGGCGAGCTGCACCTCTCCTGCCTGACGCTCGCCGAGACGGTCGCCGGCCGCACCGTCGAGACGCTCGACGGCATCAAGGACGGTCCCAATCTGCACCCGCTGCAGCGCGCCTTCGCCGACAATTTCGCCGCGCAGTGCGGCTACTGCACGCCGGGCATGCTGATAGCCGCGAAGGCGCTGCTCGACCGCAATCCGCAGCCGAGCCGCGCGGAGGTGGTCGAGGCAATCTCCGGCAACATCTGCCGCTGCACCGGCTACGAGCCGATCATCAACGCCGTGCTGGCTGCCGCCTCCGGCGGCCGCGCACGCGCGTAA
- a CDS encoding response regulator transcription factor encodes MTGAHRRILVVEDDPETAGQLVEELTTSGYDVDLAANGREALSQGAARDYAVITIDRMLPDIDGITVMRQMRDDGIAVPFLIISALGEVDDRVRGLRAGGDDYLVKPFSFVELLARLEALGRRSETVAKETILRVGDLAVDLIARTASRRGRKIPLLPKEFQLLEYLARNEGRVVSRAMLLQHVWDLHFDPSTNIIDVYVGRVRRKVDDQQAYPLIHTIRGIGYCLRAPG; translated from the coding sequence ATGACCGGAGCACACCGCCGCATTCTCGTCGTCGAGGACGATCCTGAAACCGCCGGTCAGCTCGTCGAGGAGCTCACCACCAGCGGCTACGATGTCGACCTGGCTGCGAACGGCCGCGAAGCGTTGAGCCAGGGTGCGGCGCGCGACTATGCCGTGATCACGATCGATCGCATGCTGCCCGACATCGACGGCATCACAGTGATGCGCCAGATGCGCGACGACGGCATCGCGGTTCCGTTCCTGATCATCAGCGCGCTCGGCGAGGTCGACGACCGCGTGCGGGGCTTGCGCGCCGGCGGCGACGACTATCTGGTCAAGCCGTTCTCCTTTGTCGAGTTGCTGGCGCGGCTGGAGGCGCTGGGCCGCCGCAGCGAGACCGTTGCCAAGGAGACCATCCTGCGGGTCGGCGACCTCGCGGTCGATCTGATCGCGCGGACGGCGAGCCGGCGCGGCCGCAAGATTCCGCTGCTGCCGAAGGAATTCCAACTGCTCGAATATCTCGCGCGCAACGAAGGCCGCGTGGTGTCGCGCGCGATGCTGCTGCAGCATGTCTGGGATCTGCACTTCGATCCCTCGACCAACATCATCGACGTCTATGTCGGACGCGTGCGCCGCAAGGTCGATGACCAGCAAGCCTATCCGCTGATTCACACGATCCGCGGCATCGGGTACTGCCTCCGTGCTCCTGGCTAA
- a CDS encoding xanthine dehydrogenase family protein molybdopterin-binding subunit, with amino-acid sequence MLELRKDLFADERDDNLKEIGKGTQRQDMLGHVTGTSPYFDDHKLQGMLHLKVVRSEHSHARLRRIDTSEAERSQGVRRVIRASDVPRNLNTLLSLINFGKDDEPSLAVDKVRYKGEPIVAIVADSPREAFEAIAKVKIDYEPLPAVFDVEEALKPGAPVVNEVYPKNTFTYHETYDRQQLRFGDADRALALADHVLEQRYQMSPIEHAPTETNGSIAAPDTNGRYIVYTSTQALFFSVDTCAKILDVPSNTFHFIGGTVGGGFGGKVDTLTEPLCILGAMLTGRPVRYVFGREEEMQYGPPRGAERIYIKDGVMRDGRVVARKVRAYFDSGAYTRLSSYAAVKCAAHLPGPYTIPNVHGDVYCVFTNRTPATAMRGFGVTAMDFAIECQMDKLAHLVGMDPMEFRILNAYRDGDMKAHRREAKNTALIECVQVAAEKAKWPLREEFKRMSSRKDGGGIRAAVTLTPRESHAPAPAPSQQRTTYDRAPVATREPPPPPPSPTPPSPPPPRPSTPSHGATRFSSVFGTRRR; translated from the coding sequence ATGCTGGAATTGCGCAAGGACCTCTTCGCCGACGAGCGCGACGATAATCTGAAGGAGATCGGCAAGGGCACGCAGCGCCAGGACATGCTCGGCCATGTCACCGGCACCTCGCCCTATTTCGACGACCACAAGCTGCAGGGCATGCTGCATCTGAAGGTGGTCCGCAGCGAACATTCGCACGCCCGGCTGCGCCGCATCGATACCTCGGAGGCCGAGCGGTCGCAGGGGGTACGGCGCGTGATCCGCGCCTCCGACGTGCCGCGCAATTTGAACACGCTGCTCAGCCTGATCAATTTCGGCAAGGACGACGAGCCGTCGCTCGCGGTCGACAAGGTGCGCTACAAGGGCGAGCCGATCGTCGCCATCGTCGCCGACAGCCCGCGCGAGGCGTTTGAGGCCATTGCCAAGGTCAAGATCGACTATGAGCCGCTGCCGGCGGTATTCGACGTCGAGGAGGCGCTGAAGCCTGGCGCGCCCGTGGTCAACGAGGTCTATCCGAAGAACACCTTCACCTATCACGAGACCTACGATCGCCAGCAGCTGCGCTTCGGCGATGCCGACCGCGCGCTGGCCTTGGCTGACCATGTGCTGGAGCAGCGCTACCAGATGTCGCCGATCGAGCACGCGCCGACCGAGACCAACGGCTCGATCGCCGCGCCCGACACCAACGGCCGCTACATCGTCTACACCTCGACGCAGGCCCTGTTCTTCTCGGTCGACACCTGCGCCAAGATCCTCGACGTGCCCTCCAACACCTTCCACTTCATCGGCGGCACGGTGGGCGGCGGCTTCGGCGGCAAGGTCGATACCCTGACCGAGCCGCTGTGCATTCTCGGCGCGATGCTGACCGGGCGCCCGGTGCGCTACGTATTCGGGCGCGAGGAGGAGATGCAATACGGTCCGCCGCGCGGCGCCGAGCGCATCTACATCAAGGATGGCGTGATGCGCGACGGCCGCGTCGTCGCCCGCAAGGTGCGCGCCTATTTCGACAGCGGTGCCTATACGCGGTTGTCGAGCTATGCGGCGGTGAAATGCGCGGCGCATCTGCCCGGCCCCTACACGATCCCGAACGTGCATGGCGACGTCTACTGCGTCTTCACCAACCGCACGCCTGCGACCGCGATGCGCGGCTTCGGCGTCACGGCGATGGATTTCGCCATCGAATGCCAGATGGACAAGCTCGCCCATCTCGTCGGCATGGACCCGATGGAGTTCCGGATCCTCAACGCGTATCGCGACGGCGACATGAAGGCGCACCGCCGCGAGGCCAAGAACACCGCGCTGATCGAATGCGTGCAGGTCGCAGCCGAGAAGGCCAAATGGCCGCTCCGCGAAGAATTCAAGCGCATGTCGTCGCGCAAGGATGGCGGCGGCATCCGCGCCGCCGTGACGCTGACGCCGCGTGAATCGCATGCGCCGGCGCCAGCACCGTCCCAGCAGCGCACGACGTATGACCGCGCGCCGGTCGCGACCCGCGAGCCGCCGCCACCGCCGCCCTCTCCGACGCCACCATCACCTCCGCCGCCGCGGCCGAGCACGCCGTCGCATGGCGCCACCCGCTTCTCTTCCGTCTTCGGCACCAGGAGGCGCTGA
- a CDS encoding FMN-dependent NADH-azoreductase encodes MPKLLHLACSPRADSESADGARVFLDHFRRARPDWEIDTMNLWREPLPEFEGYLLEAKYARIGGKSFTNSQHDAFAVAERLALRLSLADRVLISTPMWNFGIPYKLKQWLDVIIQPGLTFRFDPALGYLPLLKDRPTIVIIASGSDFVTGMNRGRIDMATPYLREALRFIGVSDVRFVPIGPTTGPTEPIRVAREAAHRRLAEMAGRF; translated from the coding sequence GTGCCGAAACTGCTGCACCTCGCCTGCTCTCCCCGCGCCGATTCGGAATCGGCTGATGGTGCGCGCGTCTTTCTCGATCATTTCCGCCGGGCGCGGCCGGACTGGGAGATCGACACGATGAACCTCTGGCGCGAGCCGTTGCCGGAGTTCGAAGGTTATCTGCTCGAGGCCAAATACGCCCGGATCGGCGGCAAGAGCTTCACCAACTCGCAGCACGACGCCTTCGCCGTCGCCGAGCGCCTCGCGCTGCGGCTGTCGCTCGCCGATCGCGTGCTGATCTCGACCCCGATGTGGAATTTCGGCATTCCCTACAAGCTCAAGCAATGGCTCGACGTCATCATCCAGCCCGGGTTGACCTTTCGCTTCGATCCGGCGCTAGGCTATCTGCCGCTGCTCAAGGACCGCCCGACCATCGTGATCATCGCCAGCGGCAGCGACTTCGTTACCGGCATGAACCGCGGCCGCATCGACATGGCGACGCCCTATCTGCGCGAGGCGCTGCGCTTCATCGGCGTCAGTGACGTGCGCTTCGTGCCGATCGGTCCGACCACCGGGCCCACCGAGCCGATCCGCGTGGCCCGCGAGGCCGCGCACCGGAGGCTCGCGGAGATGGCGGGGCGGTTTTGA